A DNA window from Camelina sativa cultivar DH55 chromosome 17, Cs, whole genome shotgun sequence contains the following coding sequences:
- the LOC104757785 gene encoding intracellular protein transport protein uso1-like isoform X2: MVEDDLGIGGLERQKLRKSMEKIKADASGVITCVRQLKGLLDHFGMVEGNIEKRSRELDLKEKELQILSSDLEKKSRTFEEEKSKAGDLKKLTEECTQELRLKRNDLTIKLDSLTRVQSVLELKDKQLGQLTAELKRRFNEARSIQERKKEMEAETEGKKKELTLIVNQIEESGKLLEKRSREVELMEKDIEDKGKELDLVKSQVNSWEQKLVQLRTLVNDDCTTEVSPRKEQADSPNNTHVEVELKKKQQLRQTKTVLVKHTGVEEDNNNLGLTPGVKVVVLSSSHVKSTDETMKDS, translated from the exons ATGGTTGAAGATGACTTGGGTATTGGTGGTTTGGAGAGACAGAAACTCCGAAAATCTATGGAGAAAATCAAAGCTGATGCTTCCGGAGTAATAACATGCGTCCGTCAATTGAAAGGCTTACTCGACCATTTTGGCATGGTTGAAGGCAACATTGAGAAGAGGTCCCGGGAGCTAGATCTAAAGGAGAAGGAGCTGCAGATTTTGAGCTCAGACCTTGAGAAAAAGAGTCGAacttttgaagaagaaaagtccAAAGCTGGTGATTTGAAGAAACTAACGGAAGAGTGTACTCAAGAACTGAGGTTAAAGAGGAATGACTTGACAATAAAGCTGGATTCATTGACCAGGGTTCAGAGTGTGCTTGAGTTAAAGGATAAACAATTGGGACAGCTTACGGCTGAGCTTAAGAGGCGTTTCAATGAGGCTCGTAGTATTCAAGAGCGTAAGAAAGAAATGGAAGCGGAAacagaaggaaagaagaaagagttgaCCCTGATTGTTAACCAGATTGAAGAATCTGGCAAGTTGCTTGAGAAGAGGTCTAGGGAAGTTGAGTTGATGGAGAAAGACATTGAAGATAAAGGAAAAGAACTTGATTTGGTCAAGAGTCAAGTCAACTCATGGGAACAGAAACTCGTTCAGCTTAGGACATTGGTCAATGATGATTGTACAACTGAAGTAAGTCCAAGGAAAGAGCAAGCGGATTCACCGAACAACACTCATGTGGAAGtggagctgaagaagaagcaacagtTGAGACAGACGAAAACCGTGCTTGTGAAGCATACTGGGGTAGAGGAGGACAACAACAATCTTG GTTTAACTCCGGGagtcaaagttgttgttctgtcATCATCTCATGTTAAGTCCACCGATGAGACGATGAAAGACTCCTGA
- the LOC104757785 gene encoding intracellular protein transport protein uso1-like isoform X1 — MVEDDLGIGGLERQKLRKSMEKIKADASGVITCVRQLKGLLDHFGMVEGNIEKRSRELDLKEKELQILSSDLEKKSRTFEEEKSKAGDLKKLTEECTQELRLKRNDLTIKLDSLTRVQSVLELKDKQLGQLTAELKRRFNEARSIQERKKEMEAETEGKKKELTLIVNQIEESGKLLEKRSREVELMEKDIEDKGKELDLVKSQVNSWEQKLVQLRTLVNDDCTTEVSPRKEQADSPNNTHVEVELKKKQQLRQTKTVLVKHTGVEEDNNNLVSGLTPGVKVVVLSSSHVKSTDETMKDS, encoded by the exons ATGGTTGAAGATGACTTGGGTATTGGTGGTTTGGAGAGACAGAAACTCCGAAAATCTATGGAGAAAATCAAAGCTGATGCTTCCGGAGTAATAACATGCGTCCGTCAATTGAAAGGCTTACTCGACCATTTTGGCATGGTTGAAGGCAACATTGAGAAGAGGTCCCGGGAGCTAGATCTAAAGGAGAAGGAGCTGCAGATTTTGAGCTCAGACCTTGAGAAAAAGAGTCGAacttttgaagaagaaaagtccAAAGCTGGTGATTTGAAGAAACTAACGGAAGAGTGTACTCAAGAACTGAGGTTAAAGAGGAATGACTTGACAATAAAGCTGGATTCATTGACCAGGGTTCAGAGTGTGCTTGAGTTAAAGGATAAACAATTGGGACAGCTTACGGCTGAGCTTAAGAGGCGTTTCAATGAGGCTCGTAGTATTCAAGAGCGTAAGAAAGAAATGGAAGCGGAAacagaaggaaagaagaaagagttgaCCCTGATTGTTAACCAGATTGAAGAATCTGGCAAGTTGCTTGAGAAGAGGTCTAGGGAAGTTGAGTTGATGGAGAAAGACATTGAAGATAAAGGAAAAGAACTTGATTTGGTCAAGAGTCAAGTCAACTCATGGGAACAGAAACTCGTTCAGCTTAGGACATTGGTCAATGATGATTGTACAACTGAAGTAAGTCCAAGGAAAGAGCAAGCGGATTCACCGAACAACACTCATGTGGAAGtggagctgaagaagaagcaacagtTGAGACAGACGAAAACCGTGCTTGTGAAGCATACTGGGGTAGAGGAGGACAACAACAATCTTG TTTCAGGTTTAACTCCGGGagtcaaagttgttgttctgtcATCATCTCATGTTAAGTCCACCGATGAGACGATGAAAGACTCCTGA
- the LOC104759684 gene encoding putative nuclease HARBI1 — MARKHMYALQYDSYSGGAAAPSQMVKPDGLVPLKIRESTRFYPYFKNCVGAIDGTHIPATVVGREVASYRNRKGTISQNVLAVCNFDLEFIYILSRWEGSAHDSRVLSDALRKFYLFDCGFANRFSFLAPFRGVKYHLKEFAGQDRDPETPYELFNLRHASLRNVIERIFGIFKSFAIFKSASIFPYKKQAGLVLACARLHNFLRRKCRSDEDVFPNENNAVNNGNTSVNIDESDREEPLETQEQDRENANNWRQSMAEDMWKDATI; from the exons atggccagaaaacaCATGTACGCTCTTCAGTACGATTCTTACAGCGGTGGCGCGGCTG CTCCAAGTCAGATGGTGAAACCAGATGGTTTAGTGCCACTGAAGATCAGAGAAAGTACACGATTTTATCCATATTTTAAG AATTGCGTTGGAGCGATAGATGGTACACATATACCAGCAACAGTAGTTGGGCGTGAGGTGGCAAGCTATCGCAATCGAAAAGGAACAATATCTCAGAACGTTTTGGCTGTATGTAACTTTGATCTGGAGTTTATTTACATTCTGAGTAGATGGGAGGGTTCAGCCCACGATTCAAGAGTGTTAAGTGATGCGTTAA GAAAATTTTATCTATTTGATTGTGGATTTGCGAATCGTTTCAGTTTTTTAGCTCCATTCCGTGGTGTTAAGTATCATCTAAAGGAATTTGCTGGTCAAGATCGTGATCCTGAAACTCCATATGAGTTATTTAATCTTCGCCATGCTTCTCTGAGAAACGTGATCGAAAGGATATTTGGAATCTTTAAATCTTTTGCTATTTTTAAATCTGCATCTATTTTTCCTTACAAGAAACAAGCTGGATTAGTCTTAGCATGTGCAAGGCTGCATAACTTTCTTCGTAGAAAATGTCGATCGGACGAAGATGTGTTCCCTAATGAAAATAATGCAGTTAACAATGGAAATACTTCTGTCAATATAGATGAAAGTGATAGAGAAGAACCTCTCGAGACGCAAGAGCAAGACAGAGAAAATGCAAATAATTGGAGACAATCTATGGCCGAAGACATGTGGAAAGATGCTACGATTTAA